The DNA region TCGCCAAGGACCGAGATCGCGGCGTCGAGGAGTTCGTCACGTCGTGCGGACACCGACACAGACTACTACCGTAGTAGAATAAACTGCAATAGTAGTACTGAAGACTACGGCCGTAGTCCCACGTGGTTCCCTCTGAAGGGAGCGGTTTCAGGGCTTTGCGGTCCGGTAGCGGCCACCGTCAGACCGCCGTCGGGCGGCTCAACAATGTAGTCAGATCGCAAGAGCGCTCACCATGCATGCAGAAGCGAGGTGGCCTGCGATCGGCGTTCCTTGGCAGCTTTCAGAGAAACCTTGCCACAACCACGGTCTTGTCGTCATGACGCTTGGCACGGGGAAGAACGAGAGCGTCAGGATCGGCGTCGCGTTCCCACGCGTGACACCGTGTCAACATGTACGTGGGCGCACGATCAAGCCGCGCGGTACCCCAGCCTCGGGTACTGACCGGCGAGCACCGCGCCCGGGCGCTGCATCTCCGGCCCGCCGCGGCGTCTTGGCTCGACCTCAGCGGCCTCGGCGAGTCACCGCTGCCGGGAAGCCCGGCCGCCGAAGCGGCTTGGGCGGACTTCCTCGAGCGCGGCCGCACCTACCTCGCACGCCACGCCCAGCCGGAACACTCGGCTCCCCGGCGCGGAAGCAGGACTGGCCCGGCTCTTCGATACCGGGCGACCGAGCGCGGACCAGCTACGTGGCATCATCGCGCATCGCCAGGTCGACGAACTGGCATCGCCGGCACGCCTACCGCATGAACGCGGAACCCTCTGGGAACTCAGAAAAAAACGCCGGCAACCCCGGCACGGGCATGCCGCTCGGGATCGCCGGGCTGACGCCGACCTCCTCGTCGGCGCGATCGACCCCGACCACGGGATCGACGCCCCGGGCGGAACCCTCATCGACGTCAAACCCGTCGTCAGCGTCCGCGACACCAGCAAAGTCGGACGATGGCTCTGGCAGATACTGCTCTACGCATGGCTCGATACCGCCGACCTGTACCGCATCCGGCGAGTCGGCCTGCTCCTCGGCGGCCACGTCACCGGCGAACACGCCCGCGACGCCTTCCACGACCTCGCCGGACAACTCATCACCGGCCACGGTCTCCCCTGGCCCGTCGCCTGACCGCACTACGCGGTGTGACTGCGCTTGTCTAGAGTTGTGGGTATGGGGGACGCCTTGGGCAACGTGGACTGGTCGCGGCTCGAGCACAATTACGGCGATGCGTCGGATGTCCCGGGGTTGCTTCGCGGCTGCGCGAGCCCGGATGCCGAGACCGCCTCGGACTCGCTTTCCGACCTGTCGGACAGCCTTTTCCATCAAGGGGGATGGGTGTGCTCGGCGGCGTCGGCGGCGCTGCCCGGTCTGGTCGACCTCGCCGGTGATCTGGCCGTCCATGGGCGGCGCGACGTGGTTGAGCTGATCAGTTGGCTGGCGGGTACAGCGACCGAGGTTTCCGAACGGTTCGTCGACCCTGGATGGTGGCCCGCACTGGACAGTGTGCGGCCGCGGCTGCTCGCGTTGCTGGAGGACGCGGATCCGGCCGTGCGGCGGGCAGCGATCTCGCTCGTCGCGGACGGGATCCGTCATCCCGAATCGGTCGCCATGCTGCGCTGTCGGTGGACGGTGGAAACCGATCGCACGACCCGGATCGATCTCGTGTTCGGCCTGGGCGCCGTGGTCGCCTGGTCACAGGATGAAGGACTACGCCAGTGCCTGAGTGCGCTGCTGACTGACGATGATCCGCTGACCAGGCTGGCCGCAGTACACGCTCTCGCCGCGTCCGATCCCGCTGTCGCGACGGACAAGGTCGGCCTGCTGATCTCGGGAGTGTTGAACGCCGACATCGCGCAGTACCGGGAGTCCGAGTGGATCGGCCACGGTCCGGCGGCCCTCGTCCACAAGACCGGGAGTCTGGTGCTCGGCGACCCTGCCACGGCCACCGCGTTCTCTCTCGGTATCGCTCGTTCCGACGATGCGGCCAAACGAGTCGCCGCGCTCAGCCACGTCCAGCAGGTGCTGTCCCAGTGGCGCACCACCAGCGAAGAGTTACTGCCGCTGCTGGCCGCGCACCTCGACGACGAATCACCCGAAGCGCGTTACCGGGCGGCTGCTTTGCTCGCCTGCGTGGGCGAGCAAGGGGCGCCGTACGCCGAGCAGCTGATCGCCCGCACCACCGACCATGGAGTGCGGGACGCCTGTAATGCCAGGACCGTGGGTGACGCCGCGGTGTGGGCACTGGCGAGGCAGCATCATCCAGGCTGTGTACCGGGCCTGGTGAGGCGGCTGTCCGGCAGCAGCCTCGGGTTCAGCTATGCGGGCTCCTACTACGACAGGACCATCCCGTCATTGGAGCAGCCAGGGATCGGCGAAGTGCTGATCCCGTTGTGTGGGCACGTCGACGCACTTCTGGACGCGGTCATCGCCCGACTGGCCAAAGCTCACTGCGACGCCATACTCGCGTTGAACCTGTGTCAGGTAATCGCGGCCTGGGGGCCGAGCGCAACCGCCGCCCTACCTGTCGTCGCCCGGTTCCTCGACGACGACAGGGTCCGGCCCTCGGCAGCCCTAGCGATCGGCGCCTTGGGGCCCGCCGCTGCGGGTGCGGCGGACGGGTTGCGCCGCCACGCGAGCGAACCGGCCGCGGCCTGGGCACTCTGGCGCACCGACGCCGATCCCGAGAGGGCCGTCACCGTACTGACAGACCTGGTCTCACGGCCCGGCCTCCGGCACACGGCGATCGCTCTCCTGGCCGACCTCGGCCCGGAGGCCGCATCGTGCGTCGGCGACCTTCGTACTTTGAGCCGTTCCGCCGACGACTGGACTCGCACCGAAGCCGCCTACGCCTTGGCGCGGATCACCGGTGACCCGACCGAGCCTGTGACCATCCTGACCGACTTGGCCTATCCCCTCGCCCACGGCGAATGCCGGCCTGTCCGGATCGCCGCGCTGTGTCGCCTCGCTGACCTCGAAGCGACCGACGATCGAGTACGCGAGCTGGCACAGGCCGTCGTCGACAGCGAACGGCGGCTCGCCTACTTCGGCGGATGGCGTACCTTCACCGAGGACGAACAGGCCTACACCGCCGCAACTACACTGCTGGTCGGTCAATCACCACCAAACGCTGCCAACACCAGCACGCACATACGTTTCCCCTACCTGCCGTGATTGTTCGCGGCAGGTGACCCGTCGCCCGGCCGCGGAGCCAGCCGGGATCAGCCACGCGAACACCTCGGCGAAGGACATGACCGCGTGCTCTGTCCGACCGTTCGCCATAATCCTGGCCGCTGCGGCCAGGAAGTTCCTGCTGGCACTGATCCCGCCACCGGCACGCAACGTTCCGCGGCGCTGACTACTGATAATCCGGTGATCCGCGCCAGCCATCCGCCAGCAAGCCCGAGCCCGCTCTCGTAGAGACGCATCGACGCCCCTCAACGCCTGCACCGGCGTCGCCACCCCGGCACACGGATTCGCCGGAATCTTCCTCTCCTTGACCGCAGCACCGGTCCTCCACCCGTGTCGACGCATCGCTCACCGTTCCGTCAGAGCACACCGCAATCGCCCGCCAGCCCGGAGCGTGTCGCCGCCACACCTCCAAAGCCTGCGCCGGCAGCGAAATCGACGGGCATGCCAACACCACGACGTCACCAGAGCCGATCAGCCGCCGGGCCACCTCCAGCGTCGTCCGTGTCTTCCCCGTCCCGCACGCCATAGCCAGCACCGGCCTCAACCAGACGAACCTGACACGGACGCAACGTCACAAGCGTCGCCAACTCGGCAGAACGGAAATCGGTGGTGATCGACACGATCGCACTGCATGACCAGTCAGCTGCACCAAGCCCAGCCCCGCACGACACCGCTAAGGAGCACCTGCACGAATCCTCTGCACCGACCCTAGCCAGCGAAAATCCCACCCATCGGTGCCCCGAAACCGTTGTCGTGTAGCACGCCCGCGAAACCACCCGATCGAGCGGAAGTTCGCAGGGTCTGCACGCCTTCGGACAGCTAGTCGACGCCACCCTCACCGGGGCGCACCAACCAGAGCCACGCCGCGAAGGTGGACGCCGGTCTCGCGGCAGCGGTCCACGACAACGGGCCGACGACGTCGCGCCACGGGCCACACTGTCGGCGTCCGCAATCCACGGACGCCGACAGTGCCGACGCCACGAGCCGGTGTGGTGGATGCGGAACCTCCTTACCGGCGCACTGCGCGAGATTCCGCTTCAGGACGTTCAGGACATGCACCAACCTCGACCGCTCGACCTGGCAAGTACCGATCCGGTCACCGAACCTGTCAGAAGTAGCCCGGCGTCAGCAAGATCGCTTGCCCCATGGGGAACGGGGTTACCTCACGAGGTCGCCGAGATGTGCGATGTCCAGCCCAGCACTGTCCTGCAGTGGCGCCGTCGTGGACTGGCCACACGGAACACCGCAGACGGTCTCCGCTACGGCGTCGCCGACGTACTCGACCACCAAGCCGGACAGCGACGCCGACGGCCAACACAGCCGTAAACCGTGATATGCCCTGGGATTCATGACCGCCCCAGTGGCGCGACGGCGCGACTGTACCACTCTGCCCAGCAAGCACCCCTAAGTCCGCTTACCCAACGGAACGGGCTCGCTTACTCCGTCGAACCAGTCGAGCCGGACTCTCTACTCCGTGATTGTGCCGGTCCTGCACTCGACGACTTGACCATCGTCCCAGCCGCAGGCTTTCCAGCTGGCCGTCTTGCCGTTGGGAATGTTTCCCACTCCCATGCAAAAGGATTCACCGCTGTAGACGTGCTTGTAGTAGCTCTTCCCAGTATAATTGTTTGTCACCTTGACCGAGGAGGACTGCCCGTCGAAAGGCCTGTCGACAATAAGGAAGTTGTCCTGGTCGTTTCCCGTACTCTCGTTGTAGTCGTGCCAGTATAGACTTCCCGCCTTGGAGCCGGACCCTCCGCCGTCGGGAATGTACCAATGACCTTCGTTCCCGCTGCTGCATGACGCCTGAGCTTCTGCGGAGACCATCGTATCGGCACTGGCAGAGGCTGGGGCGAACAGGGCGGCGGCGAAAGCTGCACCGATAATGCCAACTCGCGTGCGGTTCTTCATAGCATCCCTTTCGTTTCCTTCCGACACAGCACCAATCAGGAGCTCGAATACCCTGACGGCCGCGGCGGCTCCTAAGAGGATCCTGCGCCCAGCGGGGCCCGACCACACCTTTGCGCCCTATCGAAAACAGTAGTGTGTGGAGGGCGCGCCCCTGCTTCGCCAGAACGCGCGCCTCCGCAAGCACGGCATCTGAAACTGGAGACTGCTCGCCTGGGCCGCACGCTTCGCAGACGGCCGCACCTACAACGACTGCCCCGGCACCGGAATAGCCAGGGGGTTGGAGTCAGCTCGGTCGAGCGATGTGGCGAATCTGGTGCCGTGGCGCAGTTTCGGCCGGATCGGGAGCAGGCCTGGGTGAGCCCTGTCCTCGTGAGGCCAGGCGGAGCACCGCTCCCCCGCGAACGGCTAACCGTCGCAATCCTCTTTGCCGGCTCCAGGCGCGTGCATCTGTCACGTGCAGGTGAAGCTGCCCTCGGGCACCAGCGTGCACCCTGTCCTGATTCGAGATACGAAATGGACGCTCCGCGCCACCAGACGCGGAGCGTCCAAGCCGGTGTTCTCGTCACACGAGGCCATACAGCAGACACTTCCTTTTGGGAGTGTCCGGTGTGGTGCTACTCGGCGAGCACGTAC from Amycolatopsis sp. EV170708-02-1 includes:
- a CDS encoding HEAT repeat domain-containing protein, whose translation is MDWSRLEHNYGDASDVPGLLRGCASPDAETASDSLSDLSDSLFHQGGWVCSAASAALPGLVDLAGDLAVHGRRDVVELISWLAGTATEVSERFVDPGWWPALDSVRPRLLALLEDADPAVRRAAISLVADGIRHPESVAMLRCRWTVETDRTTRIDLVFGLGAVVAWSQDEGLRQCLSALLTDDDPLTRLAAVHALAASDPAVATDKVGLLISGVLNADIAQYRESEWIGHGPAALVHKTGSLVLGDPATATAFSLGIARSDDAAKRVAALSHVQQVLSQWRTTSEELLPLLAAHLDDESPEARYRAAALLACVGEQGAPYAEQLIARTTDHGVRDACNARTVGDAAVWALARQHHPGCVPGLVRRLSGSSLGFSYAGSYYDRTIPSLEQPGIGEVLIPLCGHVDALLDAVIARLAKAHCDAILALNLCQVIAAWGPSATAALPVVARFLDDDRVRPSAALAIGALGPAAAGAADGLRRHASEPAAAWALWRTDADPERAVTVLTDLVSRPGLRHTAIALLADLGPEAASCVGDLRTLSRSADDWTRTEAAYALARITGDPTEPVTILTDLAYPLAHGECRPVRIAALCRLADLEATDDRVRELAQAVVDSERRLAYFGGWRTFTEDEQAYTAATTLLVGQSPPNAANTSTHIRFPYLP
- a CDS encoding DEAD/DEAH box helicase family protein; the protein is MACGTGKTRTTLEVARRLIGSGDVVVLACPSISLPAQALEVWRRHAPGWRAIAVCSDGTVSDASTRVEDRCCGQGEEDSGESVCRGGDAGAGVEGRRCVSTRAGSGLLADGWRGSPDYQ